A single window of Bradyrhizobium daqingense DNA harbors:
- the recA gene encoding recombinase RecA: MSATALRIVEGSSMDKSKALAAALSQIERQFGKGSVMKLGKNDRSMDIEAVSSGSLGLDIALGIGGLPKGRIVEIYGPESSGKTTLALHTVAEAQKKGGICAFIDAEHALDPVYARKLGVNIDELLISQPDTGEQALEICDTLVRSGAVDVLVVDSVAALVPKAELEGEMGDALPGLQARLMSQALRKLTASINKSNTMVIFINQIRMKIGVMYGSPETTTGGNALKFYASVRLDIRRIGAIKERDEVVGNTTRVKVVKNKLAPPFKQVEFDIMYGEGVSKMGEILDLGVKAGIVEKSGAWFSYDSQRLGQGRENSKAFLKANPDITAKIETSIRQNSGLISEQILAGTPESDADGEEPADE; encoded by the coding sequence ATGTCCGCCACTGCCCTGCGTATCGTCGAAGGATCTTCCATGGACAAGAGTAAAGCCCTGGCTGCCGCGCTCTCTCAGATCGAGCGCCAGTTCGGCAAGGGCTCGGTGATGAAGCTCGGCAAGAACGACCGCTCCATGGATATCGAGGCGGTGTCCTCGGGTTCGCTCGGTCTCGATATCGCGCTCGGCATCGGCGGCCTGCCCAAGGGGCGAATCGTCGAGATCTACGGGCCGGAATCATCGGGCAAGACGACGCTGGCGCTGCATACGGTTGCGGAAGCGCAGAAGAAGGGCGGCATCTGCGCCTTCATCGACGCCGAGCACGCGCTCGATCCGGTCTATGCCCGCAAGCTCGGCGTCAACATCGACGAGCTCCTGATCTCGCAGCCGGACACCGGCGAGCAGGCGCTGGAGATCTGCGACACGCTGGTGCGCTCGGGTGCGGTGGATGTGCTGGTGGTCGATTCGGTTGCGGCCCTGGTGCCGAAGGCCGAGCTCGAAGGCGAGATGGGCGACGCACTTCCGGGTCTTCAGGCGCGCTTGATGAGCCAGGCGCTGCGCAAGCTGACCGCGTCCATCAACAAGTCCAACACCATGGTGATCTTCATCAACCAGATCCGCATGAAGATCGGTGTGATGTACGGCTCGCCCGAGACCACGACCGGCGGCAACGCGCTGAAGTTCTACGCTTCCGTCCGCCTCGACATCCGCCGCATCGGCGCGATCAAGGAGCGCGACGAAGTCGTCGGCAACACCACGCGCGTGAAGGTGGTCAAGAACAAGCTGGCGCCGCCCTTCAAGCAGGTCGAGTTCGACATCATGTACGGCGAGGGCGTCTCCAAGATGGGTGAGATCCTCGATCTCGGCGTCAAGGCGGGCATCGTCGAGAAGTCCGGCGCCTGGTTCTCCTATGACAGCCAGCGCCTCGGCCAGGGCCGCGAGAATTCGAAAGCGTTCCTGAAGGCCAACCCCGACATCACCGCCAAGATCGAGACCTCGATCCGCCAGAACTCCGGCCTGATCTCCGAGCAGATCCTGGCCGGCACGCCCGAGAGCGACGCCGACGGCGAGGAGCCCGCGGACGAGTAA
- a CDS encoding DUF2798 domain-containing protein — MLGIPRRYSHVVFGVIQSGLTSLIAAGIASFPAASAMVFLGHWMASWLIAWAAMLPIVLLAAPAIRAIALRLTREDGELRTRRQA; from the coding sequence ATGCTCGGCATTCCCCGCCGCTACTCCCATGTCGTCTTCGGCGTCATCCAGTCCGGGCTGACCTCGCTGATCGCGGCGGGCATCGCCAGCTTTCCCGCCGCCAGCGCGATGGTCTTCCTCGGGCACTGGATGGCGTCGTGGCTGATCGCATGGGCTGCGATGCTGCCGATCGTGCTGCTCGCCGCGCCTGCCATCCGCGCCATCGCGCTGCGGTTGACACGCGAGGATGGCGAGCTGCGAACCCGCCGGCAGGCATGA
- a CDS encoding DUF6894 family protein, with protein MPLYFFRIRNGRYSGCADQASEFADRDSAWKEMTNVCADMAAGIARKLQENSEWHMELLDETKEPVFRIRIVSETLD; from the coding sequence ATGCCGCTCTATTTTTTTCGAATCCGGAATGGCCGTTATTCCGGCTGCGCGGATCAGGCGTCGGAATTTGCCGATCGCGATTCGGCCTGGAAGGAGATGACCAATGTCTGCGCCGACATGGCCGCCGGCATTGCGCGCAAGCTCCAGGAAAATTCCGAATGGCACATGGAGCTTCTGGACGAGACCAAGGAGCCGGTGTTCCGGATTCGCATCGTCTCGGAAACCCTAGACTAG
- a CDS encoding PaaI family thioesterase produces MPMQPDAEFGITEAGRILGEVFAPWVQDLDLSVERIETAPPADAPDWQPGALLRMPFSERLCRNGGIVCGQALMALADTAMVIAIFAANRGYRPMTTVDQTTHFMRAATSSDVLADARVVRLGRTMSFGRVTLLSASDNKPVAMVSSAFAMLPG; encoded by the coding sequence ATGCCAATGCAGCCAGACGCCGAGTTCGGCATCACGGAGGCCGGACGCATCCTCGGCGAGGTCTTTGCGCCCTGGGTTCAGGATCTCGACCTTTCGGTCGAGCGCATCGAGACCGCACCACCCGCGGACGCGCCGGACTGGCAGCCGGGCGCACTCCTGCGCATGCCATTTTCGGAGCGGCTGTGCCGCAACGGCGGCATCGTCTGCGGCCAGGCACTGATGGCGCTCGCCGACACCGCGATGGTGATTGCGATCTTCGCGGCCAATCGCGGCTATCGTCCGATGACCACGGTCGACCAGACCACCCATTTCATGCGCGCGGCCACGTCCTCGGACGTGCTTGCGGACGCCCGCGTGGTGCGGCTCGGGCGCACCATGAGCTTCGGCCGCGTCACGCTGCTGTCGGCCTCCGACAACAAGCCGGTCGCGATGGTGTCGAGCGCGTTCGCGATGCTGCCGGGCTGA
- a CDS encoding HdeA family protein: protein MKTTLSLLFAAALSLSSMPAHAAKWDLSTMSCKQFLESGEDNIAVVLTWMDGWYKGDEDNAIIDTEVFIENAKKFGAYCGKNPTVSVVTAADEILGK, encoded by the coding sequence ATGAAGACCACGCTTTCGCTTCTGTTCGCCGCGGCGCTTTCGCTGTCGTCGATGCCCGCCCACGCCGCCAAGTGGGACCTCTCGACCATGAGCTGCAAGCAATTCCTCGAGAGTGGGGAAGACAACATCGCGGTCGTGCTGACCTGGATGGACGGCTGGTACAAGGGCGACGAGGACAACGCGATCATCGACACCGAGGTGTTCATTGAGAATGCCAAGAAGTTCGGTGCCTATTGCGGAAAGAACCCGACCGTCAGTGTGGTCACCGCGGCCGACGAAATTCTCGGCAAGTAG
- a CDS encoding DUF6691 family protein, giving the protein MAVLVQFAIGLIFGLGLIVSGMSNPAKVLNFLDLGGIPAGTWDASLAFVMAGAVAVTFIGFNRVLKRARPVFAERFYLPTRGDIDVRIIAGPAIFGIGWGLAGFCPGPALTALGFGSVSAVIFAAAMFVGMVLARFIAHLPSARVVASADSLET; this is encoded by the coding sequence ATGGCCGTTCTCGTTCAATTCGCGATCGGCCTGATCTTTGGTCTCGGCCTCATCGTGTCCGGCATGTCGAACCCGGCCAAGGTTCTGAACTTCCTCGACCTCGGCGGCATTCCGGCGGGGACTTGGGATGCGAGCCTTGCCTTCGTGATGGCCGGTGCCGTCGCAGTGACCTTCATCGGCTTCAACCGTGTCCTGAAGCGCGCGCGTCCGGTCTTCGCTGAGCGGTTTTATCTTCCCACACGAGGCGACATCGATGTGAGGATCATCGCAGGCCCCGCGATCTTCGGCATCGGCTGGGGATTGGCAGGCTTCTGTCCGGGGCCGGCCCTGACCGCGCTCGGCTTCGGATCGGTGTCTGCCGTGATCTTCGCAGCGGCGATGTTTGTGGGCATGGTGCTGGCCCGGTTCATCGCGCACTTGCCATCGGCGCGCGTCGTCGCGTCGGCCGATTCACTTGAAACCTGA
- a CDS encoding YeeE/YedE family protein codes for MIATPFTPMASLLGGALIGVSAVLLMWANGRIAGVSGIAARLFPPYEDGEFAGRLAFVAGLVAAPVLILLVTGRLPAQTIAAGPTVLIVAGLLTGFGSVWGSGCTSGHGVCGLSRLSARSLVA; via the coding sequence ATGATCGCGACGCCTTTCACGCCTATGGCATCGCTCCTGGGGGGCGCGCTGATCGGGGTGTCCGCCGTTCTGCTGATGTGGGCGAACGGACGTATCGCCGGCGTCAGTGGCATCGCGGCGCGGCTGTTTCCGCCTTACGAAGACGGCGAGTTTGCCGGCCGGCTCGCCTTCGTCGCCGGTCTCGTCGCGGCGCCCGTGCTGATCCTGCTCGTCACCGGACGACTTCCGGCGCAGACGATCGCGGCCGGGCCGACCGTTTTGATCGTCGCGGGATTGCTCACCGGTTTCGGTTCGGTGTGGGGCAGTGGCTGTACTTCCGGCCATGGCGTCTGCGGGCTGTCCCGCCTCTCGGCGCGCTCACTGGTCGCGTGA
- a CDS encoding GNAT family N-acetyltransferase, which produces MVDIAQQAAVSPASAGDAATARARVPLTSIEAGQWRALAQRAIEPNGYYLPGWALAVSATARGRTDASALTAFDAASTRLIGLMPVTSLWRAWKIPLPALVSAHPYGTLCSPLIDRDASIAGAAQLLRQGRATGAHALVLNDIALDGAAMTALNHVLNRDGLKPRVLSSYIRASLDATQDGDALLREALGARKLKELRRQRHRLEENGPVTFEVARGRDEIAPALETFLQLEASGWKGKRGTALIQHAGDATFIRRAVAALADTAQVEIITLRAGTTAVAAGIVLRHQDRAFFFKLGIDERFAKYSPGVQLTLDLTRHLCADPAIASADSTAGADHPMINPIWRGRFAIGDVLVPLRRHDPVVMLIHGALVAHDAAYAAARRAVRLLRK; this is translated from the coding sequence GTGGTCGACATCGCGCAGCAGGCAGCAGTCAGTCCGGCATCCGCAGGGGACGCCGCAACGGCACGCGCGCGCGTTCCACTCACCTCGATCGAGGCCGGTCAATGGCGTGCGCTCGCGCAACGCGCGATCGAGCCGAACGGCTATTACCTGCCCGGCTGGGCGCTCGCCGTCAGCGCGACCGCGCGCGGGCGCACCGATGCCTCGGCGCTGACCGCATTCGACGCAGCTTCGACCCGCCTGATCGGGCTGATGCCGGTGACCTCGCTCTGGCGCGCCTGGAAGATCCCGCTGCCCGCGCTGGTCAGCGCGCATCCCTATGGCACGCTGTGCAGCCCGCTGATCGACCGGGACGCATCCATCGCGGGCGCCGCGCAGCTGTTGCGGCAGGGGCGCGCGACCGGCGCCCATGCGCTGGTGCTGAACGACATCGCGCTCGACGGCGCAGCGATGACCGCGCTCAATCACGTTCTCAATCGCGACGGCCTGAAACCGCGCGTGCTCAGCTCCTACATCCGCGCCAGCCTCGATGCGACGCAGGACGGCGATGCACTGCTACGCGAAGCCCTCGGCGCCCGGAAGCTCAAGGAGCTGCGCCGCCAGCGCCATCGGCTCGAAGAGAACGGCCCCGTCACGTTCGAGGTCGCGCGAGGGCGCGACGAGATCGCACCGGCACTCGAAACGTTCTTGCAGCTCGAGGCCAGCGGCTGGAAGGGCAAGCGCGGCACCGCGCTGATCCAGCATGCAGGTGACGCGACCTTCATCCGCCGTGCCGTCGCGGCGCTGGCGGACACCGCGCAAGTCGAGATCATCACGCTTCGCGCCGGCACGACAGCGGTCGCCGCCGGCATCGTGCTGCGTCACCAGGATCGCGCCTTTTTCTTCAAGCTCGGCATCGACGAGCGCTTTGCAAAATATTCGCCGGGCGTGCAGCTCACGCTCGACCTCACCCGCCATCTCTGCGCCGATCCCGCCATTGCCAGCGCGGATTCGACCGCGGGTGCGGACCATCCCATGATCAACCCGATCTGGCGCGGACGTTTTGCGATCGGCGACGTGCTGGTCCCGCTGCGCCGGCACGATCCGGTGGTCATGCTGATCCACGGGGCGCTGGTGGCGCACGACGCCGCCTACGCGGCGGCGCGCCGCGCCGTTCGCCTACTTCGCAAATAG
- a CDS encoding DsbA family oxidoreductase — MSTLKPLQIDVVSDVVCPWCYIGKHRIESALALVPDVPVKLNFRPFFLNPWVPREGISREAYLTQKFGSVEAYKAIAGRVVAAAVEEGLIYKPELVARQPNTTDCHRLILWAEAIGKAPEMKQRLMELYFRDGGDLTDVNVLVQAAADIGLDAEDVRKRLATDEDVARVSADAQEAAEKGISGVPTYVFAQKYAVSGAQDPNLLARAIRQVSAEINAEAAQ; from the coding sequence ATGAGCACGCTGAAACCGCTCCAGATCGACGTCGTCTCCGACGTGGTGTGCCCCTGGTGTTATATCGGCAAGCACCGCATCGAGAGCGCGCTGGCGCTGGTGCCCGACGTTCCGGTCAAGCTCAATTTCCGGCCCTTCTTCCTCAATCCCTGGGTGCCCCGCGAAGGCATCAGCCGCGAGGCCTATCTCACGCAGAAGTTCGGCTCGGTCGAGGCCTACAAGGCCATTGCCGGGCGCGTCGTTGCGGCCGCGGTCGAGGAGGGGCTGATCTATAAGCCCGAGCTGGTGGCGCGTCAGCCCAACACCACCGATTGCCATCGCCTGATCCTCTGGGCCGAGGCGATCGGCAAGGCTCCCGAGATGAAGCAGCGTCTGATGGAGCTCTATTTCCGCGACGGCGGCGACCTCACCGACGTGAATGTGCTGGTGCAGGCGGCTGCCGATATCGGTCTCGACGCCGAAGATGTGCGCAAGCGCCTCGCCACCGACGAGGATGTCGCGCGCGTGTCGGCCGATGCGCAGGAGGCCGCCGAGAAGGGCATCTCCGGCGTGCCGACCTACGTCTTCGCGCAGAAATACGCCGTCTCCGGCGCGCAGGATCCGAACCTGCTCGCCCGCGCCATCCGCCAGGTCTCGGCGGAGATCAACGCCGAGGCGGCGCAGTAA
- a CDS encoding thioesterase family protein, translating into MTAIFRPEGHHFRATEHAGGPWSPDMLQGSATTALMAREVERLATQSGFAVRRLTFDLWRPAGLRAFTTATEWLRDGRKAKTVQVRLMDGETEIGRCTALLTAQAGESPPDPFAAPTTSEKAPEAGSPPPAFAQKWSCYFQNVSVRLIEGALEKPGPAAAWMRLDAALVEGEPNTPMLQAVQAADFSSGVAQVVDMRSWTFINPEISLYFFRPPEGDWILIRAATRVGANGAGLTTATLSDRKGPFAEVMQAMTFERREAVQAQAS; encoded by the coding sequence ATGACAGCCATTTTCAGGCCAGAAGGCCATCATTTCCGGGCGACGGAGCATGCCGGCGGCCCGTGGTCACCCGACATGTTGCAGGGAAGTGCCACCACCGCGCTGATGGCGCGCGAGGTCGAGCGGCTCGCGACCCAATCGGGCTTTGCGGTGCGGCGCCTGACCTTCGACCTGTGGCGACCGGCGGGGCTGCGCGCCTTCACGACCGCGACGGAATGGCTGCGCGACGGCCGCAAGGCCAAGACCGTGCAGGTGCGGCTGATGGACGGCGAGACCGAGATCGGCCGCTGCACGGCGCTGCTGACGGCGCAGGCCGGCGAGTCGCCGCCGGATCCGTTCGCCGCGCCGACGACGTCGGAGAAGGCGCCGGAAGCAGGCAGCCCGCCGCCGGCCTTCGCGCAGAAATGGAGCTGCTATTTCCAGAACGTGTCGGTGCGGCTGATCGAGGGCGCGCTGGAGAAGCCGGGTCCCGCAGCCGCCTGGATGCGGCTCGACGCGGCCTTGGTCGAAGGCGAGCCGAATACGCCGATGCTCCAGGCCGTGCAAGCCGCGGACTTTTCCAGCGGCGTCGCTCAGGTCGTCGACATGCGCAGTTGGACCTTCATCAATCCCGAGATCAGCCTCTATTTCTTCCGTCCACCGGAGGGCGACTGGATCCTGATCCGTGCCGCGACCCGCGTCGGCGCCAATGGCGCGGGCCTCACCACGGCAACGCTCAGCGACCGCAAGGGTCCGTTCGCCGAGGTGATGCAGGCCATGACCTTCGAGCGGCGTGAGGCCGTGCAGGCTCAGGCGTCCTGA
- a CDS encoding helix-turn-helix domain-containing protein, with protein sequence MDTRPSRPLRPANPAGDLLRAWRMRRALSQAELAFEAGISVKHLSHVETAKAAASRDILLQLASALDLSLRDRNALLEAGGFARQYGERDLAAPELADARRAIDLLLRRHEPFPAIVTDRRWNVKQANRAASRLMTMLLGPERMQRPLNHMRMFLAPNELKPFVENWPSVAAALLSRARHEAMAAPLDDALQSTWRDLMRLPDLPEPQLEDSAVPGPLCEVRLRSGEVGIGLIGAVLTLGTPQDVTLQELRVEMFMPADAASEATLIGLAAQDA encoded by the coding sequence ATGGATACACGCCCCTCCCGGCCCCTGCGGCCGGCCAATCCGGCCGGTGATCTCTTGCGCGCCTGGCGCATGCGCCGTGCATTGAGCCAGGCGGAGCTGGCGTTCGAGGCCGGCATCTCGGTCAAGCATCTCAGCCACGTCGAGACGGCCAAGGCGGCGGCCAGCCGGGACATCCTGCTTCAGCTCGCCTCAGCGCTCGATCTGTCGCTGCGCGACCGCAACGCGCTGCTCGAGGCCGGCGGCTTCGCGCGGCAATATGGCGAGCGCGATCTCGCCGCGCCGGAGCTCGCCGATGCGCGGCGCGCCATCGATCTCTTGCTGCGACGGCACGAGCCGTTCCCCGCCATCGTGACCGACCGGCGCTGGAACGTGAAGCAGGCCAATCGCGCCGCCTCGCGCCTGATGACCATGCTGCTCGGCCCCGAGCGCATGCAGCGCCCGCTCAATCACATGCGCATGTTCCTCGCGCCGAACGAGCTCAAGCCGTTCGTTGAGAACTGGCCGAGCGTTGCGGCGGCACTGTTATCGCGGGCGCGCCATGAAGCCATGGCTGCGCCGCTCGATGACGCCCTGCAATCGACCTGGCGCGACTTGATGCGCTTGCCGGACCTGCCTGAGCCTCAGCTCGAGGATAGCGCCGTGCCGGGGCCGCTTTGCGAGGTGCGGCTGCGTAGCGGCGAGGTCGGCATCGGTCTGATCGGTGCGGTTCTGACGCTCGGCACGCCGCAGGACGTGACGCTGCAGGAGCTCCGCGTCGAGATGTTCATGCCGGCGGACGCGGCGTCCGAAGCCACGCTGATCGGGCTTGCCGCTCAGGACGCCTGA
- a CDS encoding helix-turn-helix domain-containing protein, protein MNAHASTARTERSQPVHIGDHLREWRQRRRMSQLDLAGEAEISARHLSFVETGRAAPSRDMVLRLAERLDVPLRERNVLLVAAGYAPAFQQRPLEDPALKSVRQAIDLVLKAHEPNPALAVDRHWNLVSANRMVAPLLDGIPQHLLGQPVNVLRLAFHPEALAPRTVNLAEWCGHLLERLHRQCEATADPELIKLYNDLKSYPMPARSAPLSSDNVAIPFKLRHGGEILSFFSTTMVFGTPVDITLSELALETFFPADERTAERLKQMAASLS, encoded by the coding sequence ATGAACGCACATGCATCCACCGCACGCACCGAACGCAGCCAGCCGGTCCATATCGGCGACCATTTGCGCGAATGGCGGCAGCGCCGCCGCATGAGCCAGCTCGATCTCGCCGGCGAAGCGGAGATCTCGGCACGGCATCTGAGTTTCGTCGAGACCGGCCGCGCGGCGCCCTCGCGCGACATGGTGCTGAGACTCGCCGAACGTCTCGACGTGCCCTTGCGCGAACGCAACGTGCTGCTGGTCGCCGCCGGTTACGCGCCGGCGTTCCAGCAGCGTCCGCTGGAGGATCCCGCCTTGAAATCAGTCCGCCAGGCGATCGACCTCGTCCTGAAAGCGCATGAGCCCAATCCAGCGCTGGCGGTGGACCGGCACTGGAACCTGGTGTCCGCCAACCGCATGGTGGCGCCGCTGCTCGACGGCATCCCGCAGCATCTGCTCGGCCAGCCCGTCAACGTGCTGCGGCTCGCCTTCCATCCCGAGGCGCTGGCCCCGCGCACGGTCAACCTCGCGGAATGGTGCGGGCATCTGCTGGAGCGGCTGCACCGGCAATGCGAGGCGACGGCCGATCCTGAATTGATCAAGCTCTATAACGATCTGAAGAGCTATCCCATGCCGGCGCGCTCGGCGCCGCTGTCGAGCGACAATGTCGCGATCCCCTTCAAGCTGCGCCACGGTGGAGAAATCCTCAGCTTCTTCTCCACCACCATGGTGTTCGGCACGCCCGTCGACATCACCCTGTCAGAGCTGGCGCTGGAGACCTTCTTCCCGGCGGACGAGCGCACCGCGGAACGGCTGAAGCAGATGGCCGCGAGCCTTTCCTAG
- a CDS encoding SET domain-containing protein, which translates to MPATSSNKPYRVGRSKTGLGLFATKPIKKGTRIIRYFGPILDSRIPAHDEIENKYLFELNGRWTIDGSVRKNLARYINHSCRPNAESDVRPRERKVFIRAIRNIEPGDEINYDYGTDYFKAYLKPIGCKCDSCEKKRKKLRAEARAERAKVKARDERKAKKAGTTSPKTKAAKKKKLNGHAFAKANGRARV; encoded by the coding sequence ATGCCAGCCACATCTTCAAACAAACCCTATCGCGTCGGCCGCTCCAAGACTGGACTCGGCCTCTTCGCCACCAAGCCGATCAAGAAGGGGACCCGGATCATCCGCTATTTCGGACCGATCCTGGACTCCAGGATTCCGGCGCATGACGAGATCGAGAACAAATATCTGTTCGAGCTCAACGGGCGATGGACTATCGACGGTTCGGTGCGCAAGAACCTCGCCCGGTACATCAACCATTCCTGCCGTCCCAACGCGGAATCCGATGTCCGTCCGCGCGAGCGCAAGGTCTTCATCCGCGCAATCAGGAACATCGAGCCGGGCGACGAGATCAACTACGACTACGGCACCGACTATTTCAAAGCCTATCTGAAGCCGATCGGCTGCAAGTGCGACTCCTGCGAGAAGAAGCGCAAGAAGCTGCGCGCCGAGGCGCGGGCCGAACGCGCCAAGGTGAAGGCACGCGATGAGCGCAAGGCCAAGAAGGCGGGCACCACGAGCCCCAAGACCAAGGCCGCCAAAAAGAAGAAGCTCAATGGTCATGCCTTCGCCAAGGCGAACGGCCGCGCGCGAGTCTGA
- a CDS encoding DUF6321 domain-containing protein, with protein sequence MAKASRAPWKRQNPRKRAGKASKQLSPAQKSAAKKRARRAGRRYPNLVDNMRMAAKKKSKSKSSKAKKSAKKTSAKKSRKRTAKKAAKARRRTSAKEKDPRGGLTAAGRKAFARKQGAHLRPGVTKKASEMTPQEMRRKGSWAVRFYGRAKLPPLVDAKGQPTRHALSAHAWGEPVPRTVAAARRTAAKGERLLARYRRTKARG encoded by the coding sequence ATGGCAAAAGCATCCCGCGCTCCCTGGAAACGTCAGAACCCGCGCAAGCGTGCGGGCAAGGCGTCCAAGCAACTAAGTCCCGCGCAGAAGTCGGCCGCGAAGAAGCGTGCCCGCCGTGCCGGTCGCCGCTATCCCAACCTCGTGGACAACATGCGCATGGCAGCGAAGAAGAAATCGAAGTCGAAATCATCGAAAGCAAAGAAGTCTGCGAAAAAGACATCAGCGAAGAAGTCGCGAAAGCGAACTGCGAAGAAAGCTGCAAAGGCCAGGCGTCGGACTTCAGCCAAGGAAAAGGATCCACGCGGCGGCCTGACCGCAGCAGGTCGCAAGGCTTTCGCACGCAAGCAGGGCGCTCACCTGCGGCCCGGCGTCACCAAGAAAGCCTCGGAGATGACGCCGCAGGAGATGCGTCGCAAGGGCAGCTGGGCCGTGCGCTTCTATGGCCGCGCGAAGCTGCCGCCGCTCGTCGATGCCAAGGGGCAGCCGACCCGGCACGCGCTTTCGGCGCATGCCTGGGGCGAGCCAGTTCCGAGGACGGTGGCCGCGGCACGGCGTACTGCAGCAAAGGGCGAGCGCCTCCTGGCACGCTATCGCCGCACCAAGGCCAGAGGCTAG
- a CDS encoding TetR/AcrR family transcriptional regulator, which yields MGKSETARNPRTPKKLAANTHVRAARRPAAAKTETPYHHGALREALLQAAERVLERDGLAGLTLRAVAREAGVSHAAPTHHFGDLTGLLSELAAVGFRQFNTAMASACDAATTPLERALARPKAYVAYAQAHPGMYGIMFRTERLDYSRPSLHEAAEASFAGLANAIGMMRQEQISENALTLNQGAAIARAWAMVHGFTMLLLDGRLKDILERLPEGTSTERLLEAMLTAPVTGKLPGP from the coding sequence ATGGGCAAGAGCGAAACGGCGCGGAACCCGCGCACTCCGAAAAAGCTGGCTGCGAATACGCACGTGCGTGCCGCGCGGCGCCCCGCGGCTGCGAAGACCGAGACTCCCTACCATCACGGTGCCTTGCGCGAGGCGCTGCTCCAGGCCGCCGAACGGGTGCTGGAGCGGGACGGACTTGCCGGCCTGACATTGCGCGCGGTGGCCCGCGAGGCGGGCGTCTCGCATGCCGCGCCGACGCATCATTTCGGCGATCTCACCGGGCTTCTCAGCGAACTCGCCGCCGTCGGCTTCCGCCAGTTCAACACCGCGATGGCCTCGGCCTGCGATGCCGCCACGACGCCGCTCGAACGCGCGCTGGCGAGGCCGAAAGCCTATGTCGCCTATGCGCAGGCGCATCCCGGCATGTACGGCATCATGTTCCGCACCGAGCGGCTCGATTATTCGAGACCCTCGCTGCACGAGGCCGCCGAAGCCTCCTTCGCAGGACTTGCGAATGCCATCGGCATGATGCGGCAGGAGCAGATCAGCGAGAATGCGCTGACGCTGAACCAGGGCGCGGCGATCGCGCGCGCCTGGGCCATGGTGCACGGCTTCACCATGCTGCTCTTGGACGGACGGCTGAAGGACATTCTGGAGCGGCTGCCTGAAGGCACCAGCACCGAACGACTGCTCGAGGCGATGCTGACGGCGCCCGTCACGGGCAAGCTGCCGGGTCCCTGA